CGTTACCACAAATACTACCTCCGCCACAACAACGGCCAGTCCTTCAAAAAAGGGGACCAGCTCGACTTCACCGTCATCGTCAAAGCCATCCCTAATGAAACCGGCGACTGGCAAGCCACAAAAAAAGCCGCTGCGGAATTAATGAAACAGTTCCCAGCGGAGAAACAGACCGGTGAAAAATGAAACGATTTTCAACTGCTAGATTTTTTTGGTTCCTGACACCTTTTTTAATTCTGTCATAAGCAAATTTTCCCTGCAATAGAATTTCAGATTTGACAGTCCCTTCCAGTTGATTGACGAGTGCTCCGGCGGTGAAGAATTTCATTCGGAATTGATTCTGCAATTTTTTGATAATTCTTCTCGATACCTTCAATCATAATTATCCTCTCATTTTCAATTTATTTTGGGTTAGAAAATTTTTCGCTATAAATGGATGTTATACCGGTCTTCGCATCTGTGATTGTGTAATTTACGGTGAAGCTATTAGGCCGCTTCCCCGCTGCGGGCCAGTTAATTTCGATATTCACTGATACCGTATCACCTGTTTTCAAGGCATTATCCCACTGGCGTTCCATGGCAGCCCAAGGTGAGCCTTTACCACGATTGAGTTTCATACCTTGTGGTACCATATGAAGAGGCCCCTCACCGGGTCCATCAAATCGGGTGTCAATCATGAACTCACCGTTTAAGCCACTTCCCCCGCCAAATTTAGCTTTGACGATGAGGACGTAGAGGTTACTGTCGAAGTTCTCACGGAACGCATGACGCGTTCCTGTCTCGGTGGTGACCTCATTTTCAAAGGACAACGGCGAACGGGTGTCGGCAGGAGCCATAAACGGCGCGTGCTTTATATGGCGACCTTAGTGGCGATCCGTTGCCAAAATTGATTTCGTGTTCGTCAAAGACCTGCTGCCAGCGCTGATCGTTGATGACATCAGACAGCGGGAGCGAAGCATCTTGCAGCATTGAGCGTTTGAAAATGGAAAATGATGCTGCATTCACACGGGAAGCTGATATACATGGCATAGGGCCTCCACTGATCACATATCCTCATACACCACCCAGGATAGGCCTTACCAGAACGCAGCATAATGTCAGGAGAGGTTTTGTCAAACTCAACCAGCGAACTGGCAAAAATCGGACTATTAAAAACGTGACTGCGTCACGCTGGGCTCGTTGTGCAGCTACATATAAAAAATCAGCGGCAGTGCCATTCGTCGCTGACCCCTTTTCCCGTTCGCCTACTCTCACGAATCACCATAGGTAAAGGCCACATCTTCAATCGAATCAGCAAGATTAGAGAAATCCGTAGAAATGTTCATTGCAAATGTTCGCAAATAAACCAAGGATTCTGTTTGCAGCTTGACATCACCTGTCTTGATTGCATCCTCAAGTTTATTATAGTGGTGAAGAAAAGACTCAATATCTCCTACAAATACACGATCTTTTTGAGCAACTGCTTTTTTCAGTTTTTGTGGGTTTGCTGTTGACTGTGGATAATTACTAATGGACTGTAATAGTATTTCATAGATACGACCAATAGGAAAAGTCTTCATATCCTTCGACCTTTCGCTGCTTCAGTTTTTGCAGTATTTAATGTACCATCCAAATTTAGAACTGCTCTAAATTTTCCTCTACTGTCGAATACTTCTAAATGATCTTTATGCAGATTGTCAAGGTAGGACAGAAAAAGGTGTCAGGAACGAATGGCACTGCCGGTGTTTTTTTGCTTTGAGTATGCGCAACGGTTCCCATGTGACATCGTCACATGCTTGATTTTCTGATTTTTTTGCCAGTTCGCTGGAAATTGTGTTTGGCAAAACGTCTCCTGGCATTATGCTGCGTTCTGGCAGGGCCTTCCTTGGGTTGGTGTGGGCAAAACATTTGACCAAGGAAGGTCCTATGCCATTTATATCATCTTCCCGAGTGAATGCAGCATCATTTTCTCTTTTCAAACGTTCGATGATGCAGGAGAGCAGCCTGCCGCTAGCCGACGTCCTTGACGATCAACGCTGGCAGCAGGTGTTTGACGAACACGAAATCGACTTTGGCAATGACCCCGATGTCATTTACACACCGGCAATCACTCTCTGGGCGTTAATCTCTCAGGTGTTCTTTTCCGGCGAGCAACGCAGCTGTAAGGCAGCCGTCATTCGTGTTGCCAGCTTATGGGCGGCACTGGGGCGACGGGTCTGCAGTACGAATACCGGTGCTTACTGTCGCGCGCGACTCAAACTATCCTTTACCGTCATCCGCGATCTCGTCCAGCAACTTGCCGCGGATGCCGAAGCGGCCTGTGACCAGAACTGTGTCCAGTCTCGAGAGCAGTCAACGGCGCGCCTCAGTCCTTCCAGCGTCGCCGATGTGAAATCACGGAGTACCGGCGGTCGCATTCTGCTCGTTGACGGCTTCACCATCACGGCCGCCGATACCCCTGAGAATCA
The sequence above is a segment of the Gimesia algae genome. Coding sequences within it:
- a CDS encoding DNA/RNA non-specific endonuclease, which produces MAPADTRSPLSFENEVTTETGTRHAFRENFDSNLYVLIVKAKFGGGSGLNGEFMIDTRFDGPGEGPLHMVPQGMKLNRGKGSPWAAMERQWDNALKTGDTVSVNIEINWPAAGKRPNSFTVNYTITDAKTGITSIYSEKFSNPK